A genome region from Geodermatophilus bullaregiensis includes the following:
- a CDS encoding LLM class flavin-dependent oxidoreductase, producing MRVAVAVSGAGPDDVVFVEEAERLGADSVWVAEAWGYDAFTPLAFLAARTSRIRLATGIAQLGARTPALLAMSSMSMQELSGGRFLLGLGTSGPQVMEGWHGVRFSAPLTMTRETIEVLRTVAAGERLVHDGAVYRLPLPDSAGRAIRSMAPPVPVPVYLAALGPKNLALTGELADGWLANAFMPETAAAFLEPLAAGAARAGRTVADLDVVVPVGVEFTDDEEEAARRHARGYAFTIGAMGNRSQNFYNAAFERQGYGDDVRAVQELWLAGDRDRAADRVPVDLGRRTNLLGPREVVAERIALHRGAGVTTLQAKLTGSLDERLGTLGTLLELCAEPAGQGG from the coding sequence ATGCGCGTAGCGGTCGCCGTCAGCGGTGCCGGCCCGGACGACGTGGTGTTCGTCGAGGAGGCGGAGCGCCTGGGTGCGGACTCGGTCTGGGTGGCCGAGGCGTGGGGATACGACGCGTTCACCCCGCTGGCCTTCCTCGCGGCCCGGACCAGCCGCATCCGGCTCGCGACGGGCATCGCCCAGCTCGGGGCGCGGACGCCGGCGCTGCTGGCCATGTCGTCCATGTCGATGCAGGAGCTGTCCGGCGGCCGGTTCCTGCTCGGGCTCGGCACCAGCGGCCCGCAGGTCATGGAGGGCTGGCACGGCGTGCGCTTCAGCGCCCCGTTGACGATGACCCGCGAGACGATCGAGGTGCTGCGCACCGTGGCGGCAGGGGAGCGCCTGGTCCACGACGGCGCGGTCTACCGGCTGCCGCTGCCGGACAGCGCCGGGCGGGCGATCAGGTCGATGGCCCCGCCGGTCCCGGTGCCGGTCTACCTGGCCGCGCTGGGGCCGAAGAACCTGGCCCTCACCGGTGAGCTGGCCGACGGATGGCTGGCCAACGCGTTCATGCCCGAGACAGCGGCCGCGTTCCTCGAGCCGCTGGCCGCCGGCGCGGCCCGGGCGGGCCGGACCGTCGCCGACCTCGACGTCGTCGTCCCGGTGGGGGTGGAGTTCACCGACGACGAGGAGGAGGCCGCCCGCCGGCACGCGCGCGGCTACGCCTTCACGATCGGCGCGATGGGCAACCGCAGCCAGAACTTCTACAACGCCGCCTTCGAGCGGCAGGGGTACGGCGACGACGTCCGCGCCGTCCAGGAGCTGTGGCTGGCCGGTGACCGGGACCGGGCCGCCGACCGGGTGCCGGTGGACCTCGGCCGGCGGACCAACCTGCTCGGCCCCCGGGAGGTCGTGGCCGAGCGGATCGCGCTCCACCGCGGCGCCGGCGTCACCACCCTCCAGGCCAAGCTGACCGGGTCGCTGGACGAGCGGCTGGGCACGCTCGGCACGCTCCTGGAGCTGTGCGCCGAGCCGGCCGGGCAGGGGGGGTGA
- a CDS encoding SRPBCC family protein, with protein MSVVRYADGPTVEVEVLVDAPAGTVWSLVSDIGTPVRFSAELQEAHWLDGERFVGRSAHPAIGEWETVCTVVAREPERVFGWVVGDPGHPSAEWRFVLEPDGPRTLLRQWMRMGPARSGLNLAIEARPDKEERIVARRLEEHRANMQDTVDGIRQMAEAAQASAP; from the coding sequence GTGAGCGTCGTGCGGTACGCGGACGGTCCGACGGTCGAGGTCGAGGTGCTGGTCGACGCCCCGGCAGGCACGGTGTGGTCGCTGGTGAGCGACATCGGCACGCCCGTCCGGTTCTCCGCGGAGCTGCAGGAGGCGCACTGGCTCGACGGGGAGCGCTTCGTCGGGCGCAGCGCCCACCCGGCGATCGGGGAGTGGGAGACCGTCTGCACCGTCGTCGCGCGCGAGCCCGAGCGGGTCTTCGGCTGGGTGGTCGGCGACCCCGGGCACCCGTCCGCCGAGTGGCGGTTCGTCCTCGAGCCGGACGGGCCGCGCACCCTGCTGCGCCAGTGGATGCGGATGGGCCCCGCGCGGTCGGGACTCAACCTCGCCATCGAGGCGCGCCCGGACAAGGAGGAGCGCATCGTCGCCCGCCGACTGGAGGAGCACCGGGCGAACATGCAGGACACCGTCGACGGCATCCGGCAGATGGCCGAGGCCGCGCAGGCGTCCGCGCCCTGA
- a CDS encoding HhH-GPD-type base excision DNA repair protein produces the protein MPTLRLTQDAAADDLLGRDPLALVLGMLFDQQFPMERAFAGPRLLADRMGVDSLSAAAIADADPDALLAWFQGPPAVHRYPGSMAARAQALCRLLLERYDGRAEQLWDDVPDGATLLRRIGELPGFGAQKAKILVALLGKQYGVTPPGWREAAGSYGEEGSRRSVADITGPESLAEVRAAKQEAKAVARAAGEAAGKATGRAATPR, from the coding sequence GTGCCGACCCTCCGCCTGACCCAGGACGCCGCCGCCGACGACCTGCTCGGCCGCGATCCCCTCGCGCTGGTCCTCGGGATGCTGTTCGACCAGCAGTTCCCGATGGAGCGGGCCTTCGCCGGGCCCCGCCTGCTGGCCGACCGCATGGGCGTGGACTCCCTCTCCGCGGCGGCGATCGCCGACGCCGACCCCGACGCGCTGCTCGCCTGGTTCCAGGGTCCGCCGGCGGTGCACCGCTACCCGGGCTCGATGGCCGCCCGCGCGCAGGCGCTGTGCCGGCTGCTGCTCGAGCGCTACGACGGCCGCGCCGAGCAGCTCTGGGACGACGTCCCCGACGGCGCCACGCTGCTGCGCCGCATCGGGGAGCTGCCCGGGTTCGGCGCGCAGAAGGCCAAGATCCTCGTCGCGCTGCTCGGCAAGCAGTACGGCGTCACGCCGCCGGGCTGGCGCGAGGCCGCCGGCTCCTACGGCGAGGAGGGGTCGCGACGGTCGGTCGCCGACATCACCGGCCCCGAGTCGCTGGCCGAGGTCCGCGCCGCCAAGCAGGAGGCGAAGGCGGTCGCCAGGGCGGCCGGGGAGGCGGCCGGGAAGGCCACCGGCAGGGCCGCGACGCCCCGCTGA
- a CDS encoding DUF3099 domain-containing protein, whose product MLITQAEPSLVEQHAARKKRYVLTMAVRGVSLVLAAVFYQTVWLMIIFAVLGTVLPWIAVVMANDRPPKKKLDAHRYVAPRPDRTLEDPAARRRVIDGGTVIDG is encoded by the coding sequence GTGCTGATCACCCAGGCCGAACCCAGCCTGGTGGAGCAGCACGCCGCCCGGAAGAAGCGGTACGTCCTCACGATGGCCGTCCGCGGCGTCAGCCTGGTGCTGGCCGCGGTGTTCTACCAGACCGTGTGGTTGATGATCATCTTTGCCGTGCTCGGCACGGTGCTGCCGTGGATCGCCGTCGTCATGGCCAACGACCGGCCGCCGAAGAAGAAGCTCGACGCCCACCGCTACGTCGCGCCCCGGCCCGACCGCACCCTGGAGGACCCCGCCGCCCGCCGGCGGGTCATCGACGGCGGGACCGTCATCGACGGCTGA